The following is a genomic window from Vicia villosa cultivar HV-30 ecotype Madison, WI unplaced genomic scaffold, Vvil1.0 ctg.000585F_1_1, whole genome shotgun sequence.
ACTTGAGCATTAGGTTATGTAATAAATAAtttagttatattatttaaatgagcATTGTGTTTTATAGGTAGTTTAAATGATCAATGCATTATTTTGGATGTTGGAATGGACTACATTTCCGCCATTTTTCGTTCATCTGAGTTGTATAACATTACGCAGATGCATCTCTGGaatttttcaacattttgattTCTAGAAtccagagatgcatttctgaatttTATTTGTGCATTGTTTGGCTTGACTTCATTATGTTTCATCTGCATATTGCTTGCGAGGTTTACTTATAGGAATTATGACTGATAAGCAAGATAGATTAAGGCATGCCAGAGTTGTGCATCATGCATCAATTTAGATGGAGAGAGCTCGATCATCGCAGGCACCTGAGGAGTTTTGAGGAGGCCCGTCCGACTTATTGATGCTGCCTCTATACCCGGACCATGTTGCTAGACATGTTAGGGACTAAGAGGTGAAATTAATTTTTGTATTCATTATTCGAAAAACATATTgattataatattttatgtttttgatgataatttatttttctacagGACTGTGATGCTTTAAAATGCATCAATCATGGCTGAAAGATTACGGGTCTGTCGCGGCCTGCTGAGCAGTGGTTTCAGGATATGATTGAACTATCTAGGTTGGGAGACTTGTGCATGATCAGTTATGTTTCAATTAACCATGGTATATTGTTAGTGTTTGTAGAGAGATAGCACTCAAAGATATCATCTTTTTACCTTCCACATGGTGAGATGTTCATCACATTGGAGAATGTCCCATACTTGCTGCATCTTCTGATCATGAGGAAACTGTTAGACCATGAAAGGATTAACAAAGATGACGCAATGGAGATAATGGTAGACTATTTAAGAGATGACCCAGGGGATGCGTTGCAAGTGTTAAAAGCCACTTGAAGGGCTCATGTTAGGTTTTGATTCTTGGAGAGGTTGTATAAACAGCAGTTTCATGCGACAGAGCAGGTTGCTGGTGATGATGACCAGGTTATGCAGTATAGAGCATACACATTGAGAGCATACTTGTTGTACCTAGTTGGCACATCCATTTTATGGATAAGAGTACTCTTATGTGGAAGTGGTTTACCTGAGATACTTTGCCGAGTTGGAGCATATCCATGAGTATAATCGAGGGCCACTTGTTTGGTTTATCTGCACTCCAAATTAGCTGAAGGTTGCATGTGGAAGACAAAATAGATAACAAGCTGCATCACACTTTTGACGATAATATTGATGTGTCTTTTAGTGTTTGTGTGTCATTTTCACAACACATTTGATACACAATAACTAATGATTCATATGTACCATTTTAAAGCTTTGATCCTCCAGCACTTCTCACACATATCCAGCTGGTCACGTGCTTCGACTTACACTAAGAATATGTCACGTGTTTCACCATTCATCCCTTTCAGAGGGAATGAAGCGACAGAGCCATACATAGTGTATCTTGACCGCATGGTAACAGAGGATATACATTTCCATACATATGTTGACCATTGTGAGACGCATCACTGGGATGATATAGCCTTCCACTCTTAATGGTTGGCTTGTGGTTCACGTCTGATGTATCCACATCTACTTGAGTGCATCATGCGACAGTTCGACTACATACAACTTGTTCTCAAAGACCCCTTCGATTATGCTCCTCATGTTATGACAAGGATAGATGTAAATGCCATGTTTGATGATTACCTTAATCATCTTGTATCAGATGAGACACGAAATACCATAGCTTCTAACGACTGAAGTGTTGCACACGGCTACACTCAATGGTAGTTCAAGTTGTCGCATCCTTATATGACATCAGATGCTCCAAAAGATCCACTTAGGTAAACTTATCAGGAGATGCtagaggatgagtaagttagggaATATCGTGTTGTTGATGTGTTGCCTAGATGTCGGCGTATTATGGATATGATGCTAGTGCGTATAGACATGGAAGTCTTTCTGGAAGGCTCTAAGGCAAAGGACGTTCTAGATGCCATCATAGAAGAGACACAGCAGGGATCGTAGTAAAAGAGGCAAGGATTATGGGGTCCGTGTCCAACATACGCAATGGTATATAGTATTTGAATTAGGAGTATTATTATCAGTTGTATTCTATTTTGACTTTATTATGTTTtacaaatttattaatttatatatgtcatttttatattatttcggaaatatatggtttaatttatataaaattgaatATGATGGTATAGTTATAATACATGTGAATTTCATCCCTATATCTctaaatcaaaactaaaaattCCTGTCGGATGTGAGTATGAAAATCCATTTTAGAATTCTGTCTAATATTATACATAAATCTCGGGATCAACTTATTTCAAACTCAAGGTTCGTGGGAGTATAACGATTGTGGTGAACCATTATGCTAAGTCACCTCTGATTGTTGGCttgcttttgtttggttctaaAGGTAATAATAAGAATGAACAAAGGTTTGCAAAAGATAGAGCGTAAAATTCTGCATCTCCTTCACAACACCAGAACCCAAACTGATCTCCCACAAATCCACGCCCACTTCCTCCGCCATGGGCTCCACCAATCCAACCAAATCCTCTCCCATTTCGTCACCGTCTGCGCCTCTCTTCAACAAACCCCTTACGCCACACTCATCTTCAACCATACCCATAACCCCAACATTCTCCTCTTCAACTCCATCATCAAAGCCCATTCTTCATTCCCTCCTTTCCATCAATCCTTCCACTTTTTCTCTCTTATGAAAACAACCCACGCCATTTCCCCTGATAATTTCACTTTCCCGCCTTTACTCAAAGCCACTTCCAATCTCCGCCACTTCAAACTTGGTCAGTCCCTTCACGCCCACGTCACTTCACTTGGATTTTATCCTCATAGTCCCGTCCAAATCGGGTTGCTTGAGCTTTACTCCACTTGTGGGAAAATGCAAGATGCTaacaaggtgtttgatgaaatgcctcacAGAGATGTTGTTGTCTGGAACTTGATGATTCATGGGTTTTGCAAGTTGGGTAATTTGGAAATGGGTTTGAAGCTTTTTAAGGAGATGAACCAACGCAGTGTTGTGTCTTGGAACCTTATGATTTCTTGTTTAGCGCAGAGTAAGAAAGACGAGAAAGCTCTTGAACTTTTTAGTCAAATGTTGGAGTTGGGTTTTGAACCTGACGATGCAACGTTGGTCACGGTACTGCCCGTTTGTGCTCGCCTAGGAAATGCTGATGTTGGTGAGTGGATTCATTCATATGCAGATGAAAAGGGACTACTGAGAGAAGTTATTCATGTGGGAAATGCTCTTGTGGATTTCTATTGTAAATGTGGTAACTTAGAAGTTGCATGGAAAATTTTCAATGCGATGATgaataaaaatgttgtttcttggAATGCAATGATATCTGGTTTGGGTTATAATGGAAAGGGTGAACTTGGTGTTGACTTGTTTGAAGAGATGGTGAAAGAAGGGGTAACCCCTTCTGATTCTACTTTTGTTGGTGTTTTGGCGTGTTGTGCTCATGCTGGTTTGGTCGATAAAGGAAGAGAACTTTTTGATTCTATGACTGCGGAGTTTAAGCTTACGCCAAAACTGGAGCACTATGGATGTGTTGTTGATTTACTTGGTCGTTATGGGCATGTCAGGGAAGCTTATGACTTGATTCGAATTATGCCCGTGACGCCAAATGCTGCCTTATGGGGTGCTTTGCTTAGCGCTTGTCGCAGTTATGGCGATAGGGAAGTTGCTGAAATTGCAGCTAAAGAGCTTGTTCATCTTGAACCAAAGAATTCTGGAAACTACGTGTTGTTGTCGAATGTTTATGCTGAAGAAGGGAAATGGGATGAAGTTGAGAAAGTCAGAGTGTTGATGCAGGGAGGTGGCATCAAGAAAGTTCCAGGGCAGAGTGCAACAGGATAGTGTCAAGAAATAATTTTCTTTTAGACAATTTAACTGAAAAGGTTGTTTCATGGAGATTGGAGGATGCCACCAATTTCATGATGTATGGGTATTTCAAGACAAATATCAGTCGAGCCAATTCTGACATTTTATGGTTTGGAATTGAAAAGGAGCTAGTGGTTTGATTATGTAAAACTAAAGTTTGGCTCGAGTGCTCACTATACACTGCATCATGCAGCAATACTTATCATGATACGCTAATTTTGTGCTCTTTAGATTAAGAAGAATCCATGTATCAAGTGTGTCCATGTAACATATTTATGTATTTGGTTGaaatatttcattaaaaatgGAAGTTTTGCTCAAATTGTGTTGTATGATAACATAATACATACTTTTAGAATACATTATGATAAATAGTCACTCATCATCTAAACTAATAGGAACATGTTGCTCTCGGGTTAAAAACGTAAAGAAATTCAACGAGTATCTATTTCTTACTACTATTACATAATGTCACACACTCACATTAAATAAACCAGCACCGCTGCAACGATGAAGAGATAGCATCTAATCAAAATAGGTACACCTGGAGCTGTGTTTATCTCTCCTCCAATGTAGTCGTCCAAATTGAAGTTCCCTATACACATGTTACATTTTGTTCAAGCagaaaaaatcatgaaaaaatgGTAAGGGAAGTTAACTAAATTACAAGTATTCTAACCTCGTTGTCTAGAGTAACTGCAGCCGGCATTGAGTGCATATCTCATTTGTTGTAATGTTGCTTTGTTGTTGAATATGAAACTGGAGAGTATGTTGTCAATACAATCAAGCATTAGCTGTGCTTCTGCGAGACATGGTCCACTACAGAAAAAATCAGTAGCCTCTGGAGGCACCTTAATATTCCCAGATGGGATTAATCTATATGCAGAATCACAGCCAGCATAAATCTGTGATGGAAGGATTCAAAAACACAATACGTTAGAAAGAAGGAAATACCAGATTAATGGCATCAATTATCTGCCACTTACAAGCTTATTTTCAAAGCATGACAAAGCCTTTACTAAGTTTTGTCCTCCTTCAAGATCACCCTCTGCAGCCACTGTTCATTTTTAACATTTTGGACATTATATAAAATGAAACTATACATCAGAACTAGAGTGAATTTTATTGAAGACATAGAACAATCACCTATGTTACTGCAAAATATTGCAATGGAAATTAAATTAAGGATGAATAAATTTCCCTTTAGGATGAATGCAAATGCCATTATTGTGAAGACAGAACTGAGTGCATGGGAGGAGAACAAAAGATGAAATTTTAATATGGAGGAGATGTGAAGAGGTTGTTATTGAATATTCAACTAtaatatttgtttcttttatgATGTAAGAATGGAAAGATTAAGAAAAGGAATGAGGTTTGTTAACCAAATAGTAGCAGTTTAGTCACCAACCGAGACGACTGTTATATCAGTCACTTTGAAAAAGAATACATTACATATTATATTCAGAAAGATGAATCTGCCAGTGCAAAAGGAATAACCCCGAAGCTGAAAAACTTGGAAAATTGGAGATGCGGGGTATCGATCCCCGTACCTCTCGCATGCTAAGCGAGCGCTCTACCATCTGAGCTACATCCCCAACTTGTCAACTTTCTCATTTTTAGTTTTCTATTTTATTGGGTATAGTGATATCATTTATTCTCTTAAAAATTATACTTTTAGTATTTTATCAAATGACATCTATATACATATTACTTCTTAAATGAAATGGCCTATTATTTCATTTAAATCACTAGAAGGATACAAGATAAATAATCTGACTCTTATATGTTAAAAAGTTTTACAATCTTAAATGAACAGTTCATCGACATACGATTTATTTGGTTCAAAATTGCATCAAATATATAAGGTAAGAGCTTCTATGATTGTGACTTTCATCAGTGATGGATTTGTGGCAGTGTGCTTGAGAAGTTAActaaagataataaaaaaaaatgtgttaTGTTGGGAATATGTATGTTAAATGTGGCCTTTAGGAAATGTGTAGATTGTGAAATGGTGTCTTAATGTCTAAAAGAGGCTTTGGAACAATTTCGTGGTGTGCATGgttgaatattttaatttaacaaagaaatcttGATTAGAGAAACGAGATTAACCAATATATCAATTTAAACATAGTCAAAAATATGAcagtttttattatattttttttggtaACATTGATCTCGTTGATCTCTCACTTTTAGATAGGTGGTTAACTTGATTTCATTCTAATGATCTCTCTATTAGTATATTAGATAGAATATTGATTTCTGAAGACTGGTTGGTAACTTGACTAGATATAAGGGTTTGGGTCCTTTCATGGGATGTGTCCGGTCATCGTTCATTGATTCTCTGGAATCGAGCTTACGACTTGGGCGCTAAACCATTTTGGTTCAATCATTGGCTTCTCAAGGAGAATTTTGCAAATCCAATAAAGGAAACATGGGCAACTCATGTGTTTTTGGATTAGATGAGATTTGTTTTAAATGAAAGATTTAACAGGCTAAAAGTGGTGATCAAATAGTGGATTACAGAGGTTTATGAAGAAGTAGCGGCAGTCAGGGTCGTCCCTGACAATTTGGAGGCCCCTTGCCAATTTTAAAAAGTGGTCCCAGTAAAAAGGAACGTAGAGAAATAATATCACATTTAAATACCTAAAACATAGGCATCAAGGATCAAATCATTGACCTTTACAAAATCAAGTTTTTATACCACTACACTAACTAGATTACTTTATATATTAAATTGAAcaactaatatttatatatttatttaaagcttataatttataaaaaataattttgaggcCCCTATTTTTTGGAGACCCTGAGTCGTGGGCCTGGTTGCCCAGACACAAGACAGACCTTGATGGTAGTCATTTATTGCATTTTTAGcatattttacattatttttaaGAACTTTTACTTTTAGCTGTTtatgttttgtaattttttattcaGAATATGAAGAATTATGGAAAAGATCAATATATGGCGAAATTATCCTAACTAGACAAATTTGTAGTGTTTTTATTGCATAAGTTATGTTGACTAGAATGAAGAAGATTTGGAcacaagaatttttttaaaaaataaataaaaataaataataataataataataataataataataataataataataataataataataataataataataataatgaacaaATTGGTAAAAATCCATGAAGGTGAAATTGTGAGGAACTCACTTGAAAAAATGAAATGCACCATATATAGTAGTGTGACGCGTTGTGTGAATATCTCAAAGGGCACATAATAAAACATCCACATTTTCTTGTTTCGATGTCACCACATTTcaactttcaaatattttttaatactcATCACTTCTTTTACATCTCATCGTAACAAATGCATGTCTTTCGATAACAATGCCAAAACCTAATTTGGAAACTTCTGTACGAGTCTATTGAAGTATGTATTCATGAAAAGTATGTTAAACGATAGGCTacgatctagagggggtgaatatatcgcaaataaaattttcttattaaaaattatgttttgaaaAATGTTTAACTGTGGCGCGCTAAAACAATTTGGGATCGACAATCATTTATCCTGAACCATTATAAAAAAGACCAGATATGTGTTAACCGATAGAACGAATATTTAAGATGAGAAAAACaatcaatatatttttaacaACTATGTTTGAATAAAAAATCGCACAATAGTATCGATTTCcaatgaaataaaaaaacaaaattgacTTAAGCAATTTTTCGAATACTTGGTGTGCAAtctattcaaattaattttttcttcGATTTTGTTGATATGAGAAACCAATTACAATCACATAGATTGCGATCAActcaacaaaaatattttaagtattaGACAAAGAAATTATAGAtatgtttcatatatatatatatatatatatatatatatatatatatatatatatatatatatatatatatatatagagagagagagagagagaaagagaaggatTAATTTTGGAAGTTCCCCAATCGGCCTCGCTACGGGTACGTTTGTCCCCAATTCTAAAGGAATTGAGATAATAAAAATTAACCTTTGCAAATGTAGTTTACAAGAGAAAAAATAACAACCCAATCCTCCAAATTatatgtttgatgttgatcctaTCTTCTTCTCTTCCTATGATCTTAAGCTCGATCAAGTAACTTGATACTTCCAATTTAATCCTCTGATTATCGAAACTCCTTTGATGGAACCCTTTTCTTTGAAGATTTCACTCGGTTAAATCCGAATTGTGATCATATCGTGACCAAAGATTACCAAAATGATCCTCCGCATACCATTACTCCTTTAATATAAACGTCTTttttcaaagctttcactcggctgaattCCATTTGCTAAATCTTGTGAAAACCCCCCAAATCAATCCTTTATCTTTAAGGAAACCCTCATATGGATTTATATTGAAACCCCCAAATAATTATCAACCCAATTTGATTCACAACAATCTTAAATTAGACCTTATCAACCTAAATCTAGATGGCACCcaacaaaaatgattatgtgtaattgttgtgTATATGCATATagagagagaggttgaagatgatgagcaaTGATTTGTATATTTCTGGTTTCAATATTTagaaaatgatgcatgaatggtATTTATATGGTGTGTGTTAAGTGagaaataaaacagaaaaaacaAATTAGAGACTTTTacacgtttttgaaaaataacaGTATGTGTCGACCTGAGCAAGTTATGCTTCGACACATAATAGAAATTTTCTGCTATATGTCAACCTAAGTTGTATGTGTCAACACGTACAAAATAGAAACTTCTTATTTTTGAAAACTTACAGCATGTGTCTGCTATGTGTCGATCTGAAAATTGTATGTATCGACACATGCTTAGCAGAAACTTCTGGTtttgaaaacattcaacatgtATCGACCTGTGGCTCGAATGTGTCGACCTATAGAATTATTTTTACTTCTATGTGTTGACATGTAAcacgtatgtgtcgacacatactaaACAGTAACTAATTTTCCAAAAATGTTCCAGCATGTGTCAACCTGAACCATGCATGTGTCGAGCTGAAAATTGATTTTTCAcataaaagcttaattttttacTTCTAAAACAACTCTAACATGATTTTAATTTCCCTAACGATAAGAGACACATCTAGACATGAGAATGGGAGAGGATCTCTCAACAGAATGAGATCATTCTCCAATAACTCGCGTCGATTTAGCTCTCTCCTGACTCTCTGAAGCATGTTGGGAATTCGACCATGCTTGTATCATTATTCGTCAGTCATTTTTCTATTATTAGACACGAAAAGTCATATATGATAATCAGATAAGCGAAAACAATGTATAAGCAAACACAACTAAGAAATGAAAGGCATATTATACACAGAGATCAGAAACCATACAAAACATCAACCTAATGTAGTTTTACAATAATCTATTAACCTATTATGGGAGTTGCATgcacaaaaaatcattaaaaaacaaGGATATGAGAAACTAAAAGTGAGAGATGAATGTGTTTAGTTTGATTGGAAATGAACAAAATGTTGATGAATTGCTTGGTTTAAATGGATGGAAGTAGATATTAAGAGCAAAGTTGAAAAATCCTGAATTTAAACTAGCGAGCTCTATTATGTTCTTGAGAAAGGGTGAGATATTGTTTCAAATGTAATGTAATGGAAAGGGAAAGACTGTTTGCGCACAGCTAAATGAGAGTATCCGAATTTCAATCTCCGAGCTTATATTTTACTTGTATTTGTAGTGGTTCTGAGATTGAAATTGTTGTGATTAGGTCGAATCCAAATTTCAACCTCTAAACTTATTTTTTACGTGTATTTCACGTTATTTTAAGATTTATTTTGTTGTGTTTATGACGCGTCTgaatttcaattttcaaattctaagagtattttCAAAAATTCACGGACAAGTAAGAAATGGATTGGGTGCAATGAACAATTCATTTTTCTTTACATGCACATATATTATTTACATTAAAGTATTAACATATTGTGTTTcttaaaaaaacatgataatAAGTTTGCTAAAATAAACTCTTATTCTTAGGCATGGCAACGAGACGGGGCAGGAGCAAATTTAAGCATATACAGCACCGTCCCCACCATTCATAACCCGCCCCGCCCCCATCCTCAAACCAGTTGAGAGTAATAGTTGGTCACATACCCCGCCCCAACAAGGAACGGGTTTCCCTACTTACACCTCACCcgcataaattataaaaaaaaatttaaatgaatatttttccataacaataaaatactaaataattgatCATTTTAAGTTCGTAGTACttaatcattttaatttaatttgtattttaaaaaataataattctaataaactTGACATTTTAAGAGTAAGAAgtgtaaaatgaataataaaattaataaacataaagataataaattaaatttaataggcAGGTGCGGGGAGGAGGTGGGTGTGGAGCAAATACTTGCATCCCCACTTCCTCCTACGCACCCCTAATTAAAAATCGAATTTTTCCCGCACCTGCCCCCACCCCAATTAAAACAGGTTTATCCCGTTAAATTTAGGGCGAAGCAGCTGGGCTCGGGCGGGGCCAGATTTATTTATCATGCCTACTTATTCTTTTTCACTTCAATACAAATCCTCGAAGCCCGGCATTATAGTCAAATCACAAccattaaaataaatcaatttgttataataattaagaaaattattattactatttagaAATATCTATCTaaattttcaaacctaaaataGTAATAAAAAGTTATTAGTGATGTATAATTTATCAAAAATAGAATAGTAATACCAATTATTTCCTCAGtataatagtaatatttttaCTAGTATATATACCCCTCTTTGGCTCACATAAAAACACACAAATTTACTTTGAAAGACAAGTATTACCATTTtactttcttcttcattttctcttaGTTTGATATTATAACTAGATTATTAACTAATATTATCATATTAGTTCACAAATACTAACGAAGTTAGATTTAAATATCTAGTTTTTCTCAACACGTTATCAACACGATCGTTTCTATCAGAAGTTTTTACTACACTAGATATATATACTCTATACTTACCTCTTTAatcttataattattattattattattattattattattattgttgttattattatttgtcCCGGTTATAAAAAACTGTCAACCAGTCAAGTGATTTATAACTAGAGTgcttattattgttattaataatttactcttTGTTATAGAAAACTGACAACTTGTCAAGTGCTCTATAATAAGTGGCTATTTTTATTATAAACTTTGTGTGGAGGTTTAAAACCTCATATGcagttactaacttttatattttagtgAAGGTTTAAAACCTCATATGTAGTtgctaacttttatatttagtggaggtTTAAAATCCCATATGTAGTTACTAACTATTATATGTAGTGTAGGTTTAAAACCCCATATGGagttactaacttttatatttagtgaAGGTATAAAACCTCATACGCATATACTAATTTTTACCATATGTGTTTATTTGTCTTATATGTTATATCTTATAATTATCTCTAACACTTATAACGGCTAGATGATATGTAACACATTTAAAATTTGGCTAGATATTTTTTTGATCTCACTTaagctttttctttttccttttccccAACAGTAATACAACGACCATTTTTCAAAATTACCTTTATAAATACTTCAACTTCTTTCATAATTTTCACATTATTCTCAACATTTTTATCCATCTTCAAATGGCTAAattctttcttttattcatcACTCTACTTGTCATTATTTTGTTCTTTATCGGTATTATCAAGCATGAAGAATTAGGTAAAGATTTTGTAGTATTAATGATATTGGTTATTTTACCATTACTAGTCTTAGCTTGGTTTACTAGTAAAGGTTTGTGGATAAAATATGGTTATGGTTTTTGTAATCGTTGTTATtgaataaattgatttttttttttttggtttatgcgTTAAATAGTGGTTATGCTCATCTGAATTTTAGAAATAATCATGTCAAATCTTAAGCATCAATTCAAAATTCTAAGCATAATTGGGGAGAACTTCATAATCTGGAACAACAATTTAATAGAGTACCTTACATGTGAGGGACTTAACAAAATCCTTGAAGGAGAACATTTTGGAAAATCGACAGACGACACAGatgaaatggcaaagagaaagtCAAAAGTGAACAGAATAATCAAGCACCGTCTTAATGATGGATTGCAAACAGAATACTCAAATCCTAAAGATCCCAAGATTTTGTGGGACAAAATTAAAGCAAAATTTGGACATCAGAAGAAAGTCATGTTACCCTCATTAATGGATCAGTGGAACAAGTTAAGGTTCCAAGATTACAAAAGTGTCATTGCATATAACTCTGTTATGCACCAAATTATAACACAGTTAGAATTTTGTGGCACAATTATAACTGAAAAAGTAAAGTTGGAAAAAACTTTTTCAACTTTCCATgcatttgtttacggtgatttccggtaaacaaccgctagtcttccaaactataataaatatgatttggttactcgcaggatcgactagattgatcctaggacatagtcaagaagattgttattgatggtcattcgaaccatatctatgattcatcttgtcaataagaattacttcgaacgaaacaaacaaaattagcaatcacttcgttatacacgtgagtataacttcagcgaaaggtaagtcaagataaaatatgagaCGAAACTATAAAAGTACAaaaaatcttaaagtgcagaaatgttaaatacttcaaagataaatgacatgaaaataatgagtacaaaaacgtaaatggcaagaagtaaacgaaatgcaataatattgaaagatacttgaaaataaagggaaaatacacatgtattaaaatggtggtgtcatacgtacatttctcagcgaactctttctctttaacacttgatacttgagtaatatgtgagtgatttgtacaaaatgaacacacggaatcctaatattaagacccctatttatactagtttcgaccttaacggtcctacgctaatctaatgccacgtttctcataagaacctcAGGAACGCCATCTgtctttagacagttacgaaaccgtcttcgaatttcaaatcctcccgcctaagtccttcttcgacgcgtggcagtgtatttaacattaaaacactacaaaagcacgctaagtgtcaatacttaacatatttcacgaaatctgtctaagtcttcgaagacatatactcctactagcttcagcattcactatcttcgttataacttagaaatcttcattttcgaagcatggccatcaggagccatttttatcttcaaagatggtcatcagtaaccatccttccttcgagtttttatccttcgaaggaccatgtttgcaaaacgaaatcttcagctaacaaattgcccccaataaatgcctgttttgaaaaacaagagaaataggcgtttcttgtcgtcataagattttgtcccttacttatctttgaaagttcc
Proteins encoded in this region:
- the LOC131629610 gene encoding pentatricopeptide repeat-containing protein At1g09190, which encodes MNKGLQKIERKILHLLHNTRTQTDLPQIHAHFLRHGLHQSNQILSHFVTVCASLQQTPYATLIFNHTHNPNILLFNSIIKAHSSFPPFHQSFHFFSLMKTTHAISPDNFTFPPLLKATSNLRHFKLGQSLHAHVTSLGFYPHSPVQIGLLELYSTCGKMQDANKVFDEMPHRDVVVWNLMIHGFCKLGNLEMGLKLFKEMNQRSVVSWNLMISCLAQSKKDEKALELFSQMLELGFEPDDATLVTVLPVCARLGNADVGEWIHSYADEKGLLREVIHVGNALVDFYCKCGNLEVAWKIFNAMMNKNVVSWNAMISGLGYNGKGELGVDLFEEMVKEGVTPSDSTFVGVLACCAHAGLVDKGRELFDSMTAEFKLTPKLEHYGCVVDLLGRYGHVREAYDLIRIMPVTPNAALWGALLSACRSYGDREVAEIAAKELVHLEPKNSGNYVLLSNVYAEEGKWDEVEKVRVLMQGGGIKKVPGQSATG
- the LOC131629611 gene encoding uncharacterized protein LOC131629611, translating into MAFAFILKGNLFILNLISIAIFCSNIVAAEGDLEGGQNLVKALSCFENKLIYAGCDSAYRLIPSGNIKVPPEATDFFCSGPCLAEAQLMLDCIDNILSSFIFNNKATLQQMRYALNAGCSYSRQRGNFNLDDYIGGEINTAPGVPILIRCYLFIVAAVLVYLM